The Echeneis naucrates chromosome 8, fEcheNa1.1, whole genome shotgun sequence genome has a window encoding:
- the LOC115047205 gene encoding suppressor of SWI4 1 homolog has translation MGKSKTKNQKKSRATANHVAEQTYAAVPHSFVFHRGQIGKNVAQLIVDVRRVMEPYTAESLKVKKKNVLKDFVAIAGPLGVTHFMIFSKTPTTINMRLARLPKGPTLYFRVLKYTLIKDVVSSLKKHRMHEQQFTHHPLLILNNFGADGMHIKLMATMFQNMFPSINVQKVSLNNIKRCVLLNYNPESQEIELRHYSLKVVPVGMSRGVKKLMQEKFPNMSKFEDISELLMKGTNLSESEAEQDGEHNITELPQVYSGRGNMASQQSAVRLTEIGPRMTLQLTKIQEGIGEGNIIYHSLISKTEEEIQEILNRKEAQLKEKECRRKKQAENVAQKKEKREQHKKNSLEGIKKKRAEAEEDSEVEDPGMQDGQEVAAESDDEVEYYRQAVGEEPDEDMFPSVKKRRGAEKSHGPAKKRKLSSDKPPRKDMDAKRNDQGQNRGKTGKVWNKSGHRENMKLGGSKFATKKPGHRENKFSGKKKFEGKKSLGKKNKDKSFKSKGQKAKPGFKKKGGGARQGFKQWKGKASSKSKMVHDFADCEKFQIALLPTVFGIEFIVALAGNLFALWLLLVKERRIWHTGVVLSCNLAISDLLYVLTLPLLIVYYAMEKNWKFGDAACRIEKFLFTCNLYVSIFFIMAISLNRCVALACPFFTRSYIEPSHAKAASVTIWIIVGVISCPVLKYATIWQNGHANKTLCVSYSEGNHADINHHFNYKVFLAIFGCLVPFLVTFTSYFVVIWVVWRNVSITPLEKCKVAVLVASVLVLYAVSFVPYHIFQTYHLYLRAKSPKSSVCWAYSMYQVSKGLASLNMCIHPVLYMALFDSIRVACCGKSPEDNGVERGK, from the exons ATGGGTAAATCAAAG ACCAAGAACCAGAAGAAGTCCCGAGCCACAGCCAACCATGTGGCCGAGCAGACCTACGCAGCTGTCCCCCACTCGTTCGTCTTCCACCGGGGTCAGATCGGGAAAAACGTCGCTCAGCTCATCGTGGATGTGCGGAGAGTCATGGAGCCTTACACCGCGGAGTCCCTGAAG GTTAAGAAAAAGAATGTGCTGAAAGACTTTGTGGCCATTGCAGGACCGCTGGGAGTAACCCACTTCATGATCTTCAGCAAGACCCCAACTACTATCAACATG AGACTAGCTAGATTGCCCAAAGGACCCACGCTTTATTTCAGAGTACTCAAG taCACCCTTATCAAGGATGTGGTTTCATCTCTGAAGAAGCACAGGATGCACGAACAGCAGTTCACCCATCATCCGCTTCTCATCCTCAATAACTTTGGAGCTGATGGCATGCACATAAAACTAATGGCCACCATGTTCCAAAACATGTTTCCTTCCATTAATGTGCAGAAG gTAAGCCTCAACAACATCAAGAGGTGCGTGCTCTTGAATTACAACCCAGAGTCTCAGGAAATTGAACTCCGACATTA CAGCCTGAAGGTCGTCCCTGTCGGCATGAGCCGTGGAGTCAAGAAGTTGATGCAAGAGAAGTTCCCCAACATGAGCAAGTTTGAGGACATCAGCGAACTGCTGATGAA GGGGACAAACCTCTCAGAAAGTGAAGCAGAGCAAGACGGGGAGCACAACATAACTGAGCTGCCACAGGTCTACTCTGGAAGAGGAAACATGGCATCCCAACAGAGCGCTGTTCGTTTGACCGAG ATTGGTCCTCGCATGACGCTACAGCTGACAAAGATCCAAGAAGGCATCGGAGAAGGAAACATTATTTATCATTCTCTTA TCTcgaagacagaggaggaaatacAGGAGATCCTGAACAGAAAGGAGGCCCAGTTAAAGGAGAAAGAATGTCGTCGCAAAAAGCAGGCGGAGAATGTTGCTCAGAAAAAAGAGAAGCGAGAACAGCACAA AAAAAATAGCCTGGAAGGCATTAAGAAGAAACGTGCTGAAGCTGAGGAGGACAGCGAAGTGGAAGATCCTGGGATGCAGGACGGTCAGGAAGTGGCTGCTGAGTCAGACGATGAGGTGGAATACTATCGACAGGCTGTAGGAGAGGAGCCTGATGAAG acaTGTTCCCCAGTGTCAAAAAGAGGCGCGGGGCAGAAAAATCTCATGGACCTGCCAAGAAGAGGAAACTGTCCTCTGACAAACCACCAAGAAAAGACATGGATGCTAAGAGAAATGACCAAGGACAGAACAGAGGCAAAACAGGAAAGGTGTGGAACAAATCagggcacagggagaacatgaagcTTGGAGGAAGTAAATTTGCAACCAAGAAACCTGgccacagagaaaataaatttagTGGGAAGAAGAAATTTGAAGGGAAAAAATCActtggaaagaaaaataaggacAAATCATTCAAATCTAAAGGCCAGAAAGCAAAACCTGGTTTCAAGAAGAAAGGTGGTGGAGCACGGCAAGGCTTCAAACAGTGGAAGGGAAAAG CTTCATCTAAAAGCAAGATGGTGCATGATTTTGCTGACTGTGAGAAGTTTCAAATAGCCCTGCTGCCCACGGTGTTTGGCATAGAGTTCATTGTGGCCCTGGCAGGAAACCTGTTCGccctgtggctgctgctggtcaAAGAGAGAAGGATCTGGCACACTGGCGTCGTGCTGTCTTGTAACCTGGCCATCAGTGATCTGCTTTACGTGCTGACCCTTCCCCTGCTGATTGTCTACTATGCAATGGAGAAAAACTGGAAGTTTGGTGATGCCGCTTGTAGAATCGAGAAATTTCTTTTTACCTGCAACCTCTATGTGAGCATCTTCTTCATTATGGCGATAAGCTTGAACAGATGTGTGGCCCTTGCGTGCCCTTTCTTCACCCGATCCTACATAGAGCCCTCCCACGCCAAAGCCGCCAGTGTCACGATCTGGATCATCGTAGGAGTCATTTCCTGCCCTGTGTTGAAATATGCCACCATCTGGCAAAATGGCCACGCAAAtaagactctgtgtgtgtcatactCTGAAGGGAATCATGCGGACATAAACCATCACTTCAATTACAAAGTATTTCTGGCCATCTTTGGGTGTCTTGTTCCCTTTCTGGTTACTTTCACTTCTTACTTTGTGGTTATTTGGGTGGTTTGGAGGAATGTCAGTATAACCCCGCTGGAGAAGTGCAAAGTAGCTGTGCTGGTGGCGTCAGTCCTCGTGTTATATGCAGTTTCCTTTGTGCCTTATCACATCTTTCAGACCTATCACTTGTATCTGAGAGCCAAATCTCCAAAAAGCAGTGTCTGCTGGGCTTACAGCATGTACCAAGTATCCAAGGGACTGGCAAGTCTGAACATGTGCATCCACCCAGTGCTTTACATGGCTTTGTTCGACAGTATAAGAGTAGCTTGTTGTGGAAAGAGCCCTGAAGATAATGGTGTTGAGAGGGGGAAGTAG
- the eif3g gene encoding eukaryotic translation initiation factor 3 subunit G has translation MPSIEYDDSKPSWADQVEEEGDEGTLPSPKEIIKGNIKTIIDYKRDDDGKKIKIVRTFKIETRKASKAVARRKNWKKFGNSEFDAPGPNVATTTVSDDVFMTFISSKEDLNAQDQDEDPMNKLKGQKIVSCRICKGDHWTTRCPYKDTLGPMQKELAEQLGLSTGDKDKPAGSAEPEPAQPAQSKTGKYVPPSLRDGGTRRGESMQPNRRADDNATIRVTNLSEDTRETDLQELFRPFGSISRIYLAKDKNTGQSKGFAFISFHRREDAARAIAGVSGFGYDHLILNVEWAKPSNN, from the exons ATGCCGTCGATTGAATACGACGA CTCCAAGCCCAGCTGGGCGGaccaggtggaggaggaaggagatgaaG gcacaCTACCATCCCCGAAGGAAATCATCAAAGGAAACATTAAAACTATCATAGACTATAAAAGGGACGACGATGGAAAGAAGATCAAG ATTGTCCGGACCTTCAAGATCGAGACACGAAAAGCCTCAAAAGCTGTGGCCAGGAGAAAG AACTGGAAGAAATTCGGTAACTCTGAGTTTGATGCTCCAGGTCCTAATGTTGCCACCACCACAGTCAGTGATGACGTCTTCATGACTTTCATTTCCAGCAAGGAG GACCTGAATGCCCAAGACCAGGATGAGGATCCcatgaacaaactgaaaggACAGAAGATTGTGTCTTGCCGTATTTGCAAAGGTGACCATTGGACCACCCGCTGTCCTTACAAGGACACCCTGGGACCCATGCAGAAGGAGCTGGCTGAGCAGCTTGGGCTTTCCACTGGAGACAAGGACAAACCTGCTGGCTCTG CGGAACCAGAGCCTGCACAACCTGCGCAGAGCAAGACTGGCAAGTATGTTCCCCCGAGCTTGAGGGATGGAGGAACGCGAAGAGGGGAGTCCATGCAGCCTAACCGCAgag CTGATGACAATGCCACCATCCGTGTGACCAACCTGTCTGAGGACACCCGTGAGACAGACTTGCAGGAGCTCTTCAGACCGTTTGGATCCATCTCCAGAATCTATCTGGCCAAGGACAAGAATACAGGCCAGTCAAAG GGTTTTGCCTTCATCAGCTTCCATCGCAGGGAAGATGCAGCCAGAGCTATTGCAGGAGTGTCAGGATTTGGATATGATCATCTTATTCTCAACGTTGAATGGGCCAA ACCATCAAACAACTGA